A DNA window from Arachis duranensis cultivar V14167 chromosome 3, aradu.V14167.gnm2.J7QH, whole genome shotgun sequence contains the following coding sequences:
- the LOC107482078 gene encoding LRR receptor-like serine/threonine-protein kinase GSO1, which produces MRRVASAVMILLWLFSSTMIIGNSSSLDSETTLRVLLEVKKSFEQDPENVLSDWSEENKDYCSWRGVTCGSSINSKSELQVVSLNLSDSSLTGSISHSLALLQNLHHLDLSSNNLNGPIPPNLSNLTSLESLLLFSNQLTGHVPTELGLLTNLRVMRLGDNELTGIIPASLGNLVNLVILGLATCRLTGSIPPQLGQLSNMENLILKDNELMGPIPAELGNCTSLTVFTAANNKLNGSIPSELSQLKTLQILNLANNTLSGEIPSQLGEMSELVYLNFLGNQLEGAIPPSLSQLGNLQTLDLSMNKLSGGIPEDLGNMRELSFLVLSGNNNLSGVIPTNICSNATKLEHMFLSDIGIHGEIPSSLGQCQSLKQLDLSNNSLNGSIPIEIYGLLSLTDLLLHNNTLVGSVSPSIGNLSSLQMLALYHNNLHGPLPEEIGMLRELEILYLYDNQLSGDIPMEIGNCSSLQMIDLFGNHFSGEIPKSIGRLKELNFLHLRQNGLVGEIPATLGNCHKLNILDLADNQLSGGIPATLGYLKSLEQLMLYNNSLEGNLPHQLTNVANLTRVNLSKNRLNGSMTALCSSRSFLSFDVTNNAFDGEIPPQLGNSPSLERLGLGNNRFSGEVPRTLGKIHELTLLDLSGNALSGPIPDELSLCNRLSYIDLHNNFMSGQIPTWVGSLPQLGKLILSFNNFSGPIPLGLFRCSKLLVLDLNDNSLNASLPAEVGDLASLNVLRLGHNKLSGPIPAAIGKLSKLYELQLSNNSFNGEIPTEIGKLQNLQTSLDLSYNNLSGEIPASLGNLLKLEALDLSHNQLTGEVPPQVGDMSSLGVLDLSYNNLQGKLDRKFSHWPDEAFEGNQQLCGSPLDHCNSDDASSRDQSGLNAPSVVVISAISTLVAIALFILAFKAFFRNKPEHFKRDSEANYVYSSSSSQAQRRPLFQLNPAGNRDFRWEDIMDATNNLSDEFKIGSGGSGTIYKAELANGDTVAVKKISAKDDFLLNKSFIREVKTLGRTRHRHLVKLIGYCGNNANKGAAWNLLIYEYMENGSVWDWLHGKPAMASKVKRSLDWETRFRIAVGLAQGVEYLHHDCVPKIIHRDIKSSNILLDSKMEAHLGDFGLAKAIFENYDSRTESNSLFAGSYGYMAPEYAYSLRATEKSDVYSMGIVLMELVSGKTPTDETFGAEMDMVRWVEMHMDMHGAAREDVIDPELKPLLPAEEFAAFQVLEVALQCTKTTPQERPSSRKVCDLLLHVFNNRMAQFDKMNLDQYKFK; this is translated from the exons TAACTCTAAGTCGGAATTGCAAGTGGTGAGTCTCAACCTTTCTGACTCGTCGCTCACCGGGTCAATATCACACTCACTCGCTCTCTTACAAAACCTGCACCACCTTGATCTCTCTTCCAACAACCTCAACGGTCCCATTCCACCTAATCTCTCTAACCTCACTTCATTGGAATCTTTGCTTCTCTTCTCTAACCAACTCACAGGTCATGTCCCCACTGAGTTGGGCTTGCTCACCAATCTCCGAGTCATGCGACTCGGTGACAACGAACTAACGGGCATCATTCCCGCCTCTCTTGGAAACCTCGTCAACTTGGTCATCCTTGGTTTGGCCACCTGCAGACTCACCGGGTCGATTCCACCGCAACTCGGCCAACTCAGCAATATGGAGAATCTGATACTTAAGGACAACGAGTTAATGGGACCGATTCCGGCCGAGTTGGGAAACTGCACGAGCCTCACTGTCTTCACCGCAGCTAACAACAAGCTCAACGGGTCAATCCCGAGTGAACTGAGTCAACTCAAGACCCTTCAGATTCTTAACCTCGCCAACAACACCTTGTCAGGGGAGATACCGAGTCAACTCGGTGAGATGAGTGAACTCGTTTACCTCAATTTCTTGGGGAACCAACTCGAGGGTGCTATTCCACCATCGTTATCTCAACTGGGGAACCTTCAAACTCTCGACTTGTCAATGAACAAGCTCAGTGGCGGAATCCCAGAAGATTTGGGGAACATGCGTGAGCTATCTTTTTTGGTTCTTTCTGGCAACAACAATCTTAGTGGTGTCATTCCAACAAACATATGTTCCAACGCAACAAAGTTGGAGCATATGTTTCTGTCAGATATTGGAATTCATGGTGAGATTCCATCTTCATTGGGCCAATGCCAGTCACTGAAACAACTTGATTTGTCCAACAACTCACTCAATGGGTCCATTCCCATTGAAATTTATGGATTGCTCTCGTTAACTGATCTCTTGCTCCACAACAACACATTGGTTGGTTCAGTTTCTCCCTCAATTGGAAACCTCAGTAGCTTGCAGATGCTTGCATTGTACCACAACAATTTGCATGGTCCTCTGCCTGAAGAGATTGGGATGCTTCGGGAGTTGGAAATCTTGTATCTTTATGATAATCAATTGTCAGGGGATATACCCATGGAGATTGGGAACTGTTCCAGCTTGCAAATGATTGATCTCTTTGGGAATCATTTCAGTGGTGAAATTCCAAAATCCATTGGAAGGCTGAAAGAATTGAATTTCCTTCACCTAAGGCAGAATGGACTTGTTGGTGAAATTCCTGCCACACTTGGTAACTGTCATAAGCTGAATATTCTGGATTTAGCAGATAATCAACTCTCAGGTGGAATCCCTGCAACACTTGGATACCTCAAGTCATTGGAACAGTTGATGCTCTACAACAATTCTCTTGAAGGTAACCTCCCTCACCAACTCACAAATGTAGCAAACTTGACCAGAGTGAATCTTTCTAAGAACAGACTGAATGGTAGTATGACTGCATTGTGTAGCTCTAGATCGTTTCTTTCCTTCGATGTCACGAACAATGCCTTTGATGGTGAAATTCCTCCCCAATTAGGAAATTCACCCTCACTTGAGAGGCTAGGATTAGGTAACAATAGATTTTCTGGTGAAGTTCCAAGGACACTGGGAAAGATCCATGAGTTGACACTGTTAGACCTCTCAGGGAATGCACTCAGTGGACCAATACCAGATGAGCTCTCTTTATGCAACAGACTGTCTTACATTGATTTACACAATAATTTTATGTCTGGCCAAATACCAACTTGGGTTGGAAGTTTGCCTCAGCTTGGGAAGCTTATCCTttccttcaataatttttctgGACCAATTCCATTAGGCTTATTCAGATGTTCCAAATTGCTGGTTCTTGACCTGAATGACAATTCTCTCAATGCTAGTCTCCCAGCTGAAGTTGGTGATCTTGCATCCCTTAACGTTCTCAGACTTGGCCATAATAAGTTATCTGGACCGATCCCTGCAGCAATAGGCAAGTTGAGCAAGCTTTATGAGCTGCAGCTATCTAATAATAGCTTCAATGGTGAGATTCCAACAGAAATTGGAAAACTCCAAAATCTCCAGACCAGTTTAGACCTCAGTTACAACAATCTCTCAGGTGAAATCCCAGCTTCTCTTGGGAATCTGTTAAAATTAGAAGCACTTGATCTTTCCCACAATCAACTCACTGGAGAAGTCCCTCCACAAGTTGGTGACATGAGCAGCTTGGGAGTGCTTGATCTCTCCTACAACAACCTTCAAGGAAAATTGGACAGGAAATTCTCTCATTGGCCGGACGAGGCATTTGAAGGGAACCAACAGCTTTGTGGAAGCCCTCTTGATCACTGCAACAGTGATGATGCTTCCAGCAGAGATCAATCAGGCCTAAATGCACCATCAGTAGTGGTAATATCTGCCATTTCAACTCTAGTTGCAATTGCGCTATTTATACTTGCATTCAAAGCCTTCTTCAGAAACAAACCAGAACATTTCAAGAGAGACAGTGAAGCGAATTATGTGTACTCCTCCTCTTCATCACAAGCACAGCGAAGGCCGCTGTTCCAACTCAACCCTGCTGGAAATCGAGATTTCAGGTGGGAAGATATCATGGATGCAACAAACAATTTAAGCGATGAATTCAAGATTGGTTCAGGGGGGTCAGGGACAATCTACAAAGCTGAATTGGCCAATGGAGATACAGTGGCTGTCAAGAAGATTTCAGCGAAAGATGATTTTCTGCTGAACAAAagcttcataagagaagttaagaCACTTGGGAGGACAAGGCACAGGCATCTTGTGAAGCTTATAGGTTACTGTGGCAATAATGCAAACAAAGGAGCAGCTTGGAATCTGTTGATATATGAGTATATGGAGAATGGGAGTGTATGGGATTGGCTTCATGGGAAGCCAGCTATGGCCAGCAAAGTGAAGAGGAGCCTTGATTGGGAGACAAGGTTCAGAATTGCAGTGGGACTAGCTCAAGGAGTGGAGTACCTCCACCATGATTGTGTGCCAAAGATCATTCACAGGGATATTAAATCCAGCAACATATTGCTAGATTCCAAAATGGAAGCACACTTGGGAGATTTTGGACTTGCAAAAGCAATCTTCGAGAATTATGACTCCAGAACCGAGTCTAATTCTCTGTTTGCAGGATCTTACGGCTACATGGCTCCAG AGTACGCATACTCCCTACGTGCAACAGAAAAGAGTGATGTTTACAGCATGGGAATTGTGCTTATGGAGCTTGTTAGTGGTAAAACGCCAACAGATGAAACTTTTGGAGCAGAGATGGATATGGTGAGATGGGTGGAGATGCACATGGATATGCATGGCGCTGCACGCGAGGACGTGATAGATCCTGAGCTGAAACCTCTCTTGCCTGCTGAAGAGTTTGCGGCATTCCAAGTGCTTGAGGTAGCATTGCAGTGCACCAAAACTACACCACAGGAGAGGCCATCCTCCCGGAAAGTATGTGATCTTCTCCTCCATGTATTCAACAACAGAATGGCCCAGTTTGATAAGATGAATTTGGATCAGTACAAATTCAAGTGA
- the LOC107482077 gene encoding uncharacterized protein LOC107482077: MPLSSTAIGALLGLGTQMYSNALRKLPYMRHPWEHVLGMGLGVLFVDQLFKWEAKVEQDLDKMLEKAKAANERRYIDADDD; encoded by the exons atgcCGCTAAGCTCGACGGCGATCGGAGCCCTATTGGGTTTGGGCACTCAGATGTACTCCAATGCCCTCCGCAAACTCCCTTACATGCGCC atCCATGGGAGCACGTGTTGGGAATGGGGCTGGGCGTTTTGTTTGTAGACCAGCTCTTCAAGTGGGAGGCCAAGGTCGAACAAGACCTCGATAAGATGCTCGAGAAGGCCAAGGCCGCTAACGAAAGACGTTATATTG ATGCAGATGATGATTAG
- the LOC107481960 gene encoding uncharacterized protein LOC107481960, which translates to MASSQVQFAAPFQFGCVSPGAACHEHIKNFEQDNLDDSWVSRVSRNNLGTLGFLKKNHVSVNEKEDSSLSALMSPRHSATVKDHHHNNHHHDKRKENPLRCSSFVLRSSKSCAPADDSSSVADISHLAASSLVRIWEKRLHHYNNEAQAQVQAQAQAQAQAPVSPVPGSPRIRGRRAFSDLLLQFENDRYRELKDLALRAPVSKFTQRGRIQSVLKLRLLQRGVAEAFDQSAISKMNKNNQPQGYAIKEIRERFGTGIKHKSPAPTIVSDPGMTQRNVSNNMTEPKQNAIMQTSSNNKELDHSSSYLTFQGQRLDSQNDDDEVTKEITITPSPMVDSNANKSDHNVETSEQKYPTTANTTEACHNHTSEKENGINQQQCTENCYDEIAEEEEEIDDQTYDEDSSYDWISPISRPRSYWEERRQEWYREMLGYGSDNDEIRNLLQRKTVSTFLSTAEFREKIDRLMMSRTGSISRTLQGDDGDDDDYEERRHRRLMEFFKQRLNSSGSPQESGRDEEARGNEEEKRINNHQEGKGTGIINHDLDHESSDCSSNSSPTLHTPSPVSSWSYKDGELTGDEYDRVTYISSQPQPPPPQSECSCQHRRQFSSSSSTPSSIVSLQSCIEMDFLYDMRGQMGQLFREISELRNSINSCISMQMQMQMQMQQFKNQDVYSAKKEEEQKLNNNTSKKGKCRICNDSKVEAVFYRCGHMCACLKCANELQWKGENCPICMSPVFDVVRVYDE; encoded by the exons ATGGCATCATCGCAAGTTCAATTTGCTGCTCCTTTTCAATTTGGTTGTGTTTCTCCTGGTGCTGCATGCCATGAGCACATCAAGAACTTTGAACAGGACAATCTTGATGATTCTTGGGTCTCAAGAGTTTCTAGGAACAACCTTGGAACTCTTGGTTTCTTAAAAAAGAATCATGTTTCAGTCAATGAAAAAGAAGATTCTTCGCTGTCTGCGCTGATGAGCCCAAGGCACTCAGCAACAGTTAAGGACCATCATcataataatcatcatcatgatAAACGTAAGGAGAATCCTCTAAGGTGTTCAAGTTTTGTTTTGAGGTCCTCCAAATCTTGTGCTCCTGCTGATGACTCTTCATCTGTAGCTGATATCTCGCACCTCGCGGCTTCTTCTCTTGTTCGGATATGGGAGAAAAGGCTCCACCATTACAACAATGAGGCTCAGGCTCAGGTTCAGGCCCAGGCTCAGGCTCAGGCTCAGGCTCCAGTATCTCCGGTCCCAGGTAGCCCGCGCATTAGGGGACGCCGCGCATTCAGTGATTTGTTGTTGCAGTTTGAGAATGATCGCTACAGAGAGCTTAAGGACCTTGCATTGAGGGCTCCAGTTTCCAAGTTCACACAAAGAGGTCGCATTCAG TCAGTGCTGAAACTAAGATTGTTACAACGCGGAGTAGCAGAAGCTTTTGATCAATCAGCAATATCTAAGATGAACAAGAACAACCAACCACAAGGATATGCAATTAAGGAGATAAG GGAAAGATTTGGCACAGGAATTAAGCATAAATCTCCAGCCCCAACAATAGTTTCAGATCCAGGAATGACTCAGAGAAATGTATCAAATAACATGACAGAACCTAAACAGAACGCAATCATGCAGACTAGTTCCAATAACAAGGAATTAGATCATTCAAGTTCATATCTCACATTCCAAGGACAGAGATTGGATTCtcaaaatgatgatgatgaagttaCAAAAGAAATTACTATCACGCCTTCACCAATGGTTGATTCAAATGCAAATAAATCTGATCATAACGTAGAGACAAGTGAACAGAAATATCCCACTACTGCTAATACTACTGAAGCTTGTCACAATCATACATCAGAAAAGGAGAATGGAATTAACCAGCAGCAGTGTACCGAAAACTGTTACGATGAAATCgcagaggaagaggaagagatcGATGACCAAACCTATGATGAAGATAGTAGTTATGATTGGATCAGTCCTATTTCTCGACCTAGAAGCTACTGGGAAGAACGTCGTCAAGAATGGTATAGGGAGATGCTTGGCTATGGTTCGGACAATGACGAAATCCGCAATCTCCTTCAAAG AAAAACAGTTTCCACATTCCTTTCAACCGCCGAGTTCCGCGAAAAGATAGATAGATTAATGATGTCTCGAACTGGATCGATATCACGAACACTTCAGGGTGACGACGGTGACGACGATGACTATGAAGAGAGAAGGCACCGTCGATTAATGGAGTTTTTCAAACAGCGCCTAAATTCGAGTGGCAGTCCTCAAGAAAGTGGCAGAGACGAGGAAGCGAGAggtaatgaagaagagaagaggataaATAATCATCAAGAAGGAAAGGGAACAGGTATCATTAACCATGATTTGGATCATGAATCGAGTGATTGTTCAAGTAACTCTTCGCCAACGCTTCATACACCTTCCCCTGTGAGTTCATGGAGTTACAAAGACGGTGAATTAACCGGCGATGAGTATGATAGGGTTACATATATATCATCACAACCTCAACCACCGCCTCCTCAGTCGGAGTGTTCTTGTCAGCATAGGCGCCAATTCTCTTCATCCTCCTCAACTCCATCTTCAATTGTGAGTCTTCAATCTTGcata GAAATGGATTTCTTGTATGATATGAGAGGGCAAATGGGTCAACTCTTTCGCGAAATATCTGAGCTGAGGAACTCCATTAACAGTTGCATCAGTATGCAGATGCAGATGcagatgcaaatgcaacaattcaAGAACCAGGATGTTTACTCCG ctaagaaagaagaagagcagaaacTCAACAATAATACCTCAAAGAAAGGCAAATGTCGCATTTGCAATGACAGTAAAGTTGAGGCAGTTTTTTAcag aTGTGGACACATGTGTGCTTGTCTCAAGTGTGCAAATGAGTTGCAATGGAAAGGAGAAAATTGTCCTATTTGTATGAGTCCAGTCTTTGATGTTGTGCGAGTATATGATGAGTGA